The Lachnospiraceae bacterium oral taxon 500 genome window below encodes:
- a CDS encoding conjugal transfer protein, protein METKREEIIRKWFSMWLSKEDGGILELFSLNAVYIESWGPEYHGSEKIRHWFQEWNERGNVLKWEIQGFFHSGDQTTVCWFFSCRMKDGTEQAFDGISLITWDMNGKIAELKEYGCNIERYDPYADGENPVFRDEKSLWF, encoded by the coding sequence ATGGAGACGAAAAGAGAAGAAATCATCCGCAAATGGTTTTCGATGTGGCTTTCAAAGGAGGATGGCGGAATTTTAGAACTGTTTTCTCTGAACGCAGTTTATATCGAAAGCTGGGGACCGGAATATCACGGAAGCGAAAAGATCAGGCACTGGTTTCAGGAATGGAATGAGCGCGGCAATGTCCTGAAATGGGAGATCCAGGGGTTCTTCCACAGCGGTGATCAAACGACGGTATGCTGGTTCTTTTCATGCAGGATGAAAGACGGCACGGAGCAGGCCTTTGACGGCATCTCGCTCATCACATGGGATATGAACGGAAAAATCGCAGAGCTTAAAGAGTACGGCTGCAATATAGAAAGATATGATCCCTATGCAGATGGCGAAAATCCCGTATTCAGAGATGAAAAATCGTTATGGTTCTAA
- a CDS encoding VOC family protein, with product MKLSHIILKVERLDRAVQEYREKGFAVEYGRKKNPINALIYFSNGPFIELLDGTRMPGAAKTAMRFFGKGMIIDRLQRLDDCTPGYCELALENYETDLNREIAILQKHGIKSCKAPNRRVDTHGRDLRFRLAFPEALDVPFLMTYFSVDPKPVNFVHPNGIREVGKVVYGTDPSRFAVIQELCDDKRLELTEGGGIHVEFIKSDKGNV from the coding sequence ATGAAATTAAGCCATATCATTTTAAAAGTCGAGCGGCTTGACCGCGCTGTGCAGGAATACAGGGAAAAGGGCTTTGCCGTTGAATACGGGAGAAAGAAAAATCCCATCAACGCATTGATCTACTTCTCAAACGGTCCCTTTATCGAGCTTTTGGACGGAACACGGATGCCCGGAGCAGCAAAGACCGCCATGCGTTTCTTTGGGAAAGGCATGATCATTGACAGATTGCAGCGCCTTGACGACTGCACCCCGGGCTATTGCGAGCTTGCCCTTGAGAACTATGAAACCGACCTGAACAGAGAAATTGCTATTTTGCAAAAGCACGGAATTAAAAGCTGCAAGGCGCCCAACCGCCGGGTAGATACCCACGGCAGAGATCTGCGCTTCCGCCTTGCTTTTCCGGAGGCTCTGGATGTCCCGTTCCTGATGACTTATTTTTCCGTTGATCCGAAGCCTGTAAATTTTGTCCATCCGAATGGGATCCGGGAGGTCGGCAAGGTCGTCTACGGCACCGATCCCTCCCGCTTTGCGGTGATCCAGGAGCTGTGCGACGATAAGCGGCTGGAGCTTACAGAGGGCGGCGGGATCCATGTAGAATTTATAAAATCGGATAAGGGCAATGTATGA
- a CDS encoding endonuclease → MAVTKIKPIKITLKKALEYIQNPNKTDDKMLVSSFGCSYETADIEFAFTLSQALDKGNNLAHHLIQSFELGEVSFEKAHEIGKQLADAVTKGQYEYVLTTHIDKGHVHNHIIFCAVNFVDYHKYNSNKRSYYGIRNISDRLCYENGLSVITPEKGQKGKSYIEYQAEKKGTSWKGKMKEAVDLLIPQIKDFEELLEKLQASGYEIKRGKYISCRAPGQERFTRLKTLGADYTEEAIRKRIAGIKSRTGKKLTKENGISLLIDIENNIKAQQSAGYEHWAKIYNLKQAAKTMNFLTENNILQYEDLIKKIDEIILDSEQTACSLKQNEKKLSDMAVLIKNISTYQKTKDIYRGYIKAKDKEAYRRKYESNLILYEAATKALKDAGIKKLSNPTTLQKEYSVLQKHKEVLYSDYGKFKSKVKEYQRIKQNVDTILQRENTGKEHTKTLE, encoded by the coding sequence ATGGCGGTTACAAAGATTAAACCTATTAAAATCACATTAAAAAAAGCTCTTGAATATATCCAAAACCCCAATAAAACCGATGACAAAATGCTCGTTTCCTCTTTCGGATGCAGCTATGAAACCGCAGATATAGAATTTGCCTTTACGCTTTCACAGGCACTTGATAAAGGAAACAATTTAGCCCATCACCTGATACAGTCCTTTGAACTGGGAGAGGTCAGCTTTGAAAAAGCCCATGAGATTGGAAAGCAGCTTGCAGATGCTGTAACGAAAGGACAGTATGAATATGTCCTAACCACTCATATTGATAAAGGGCACGTCCATAATCACATCATTTTTTGTGCCGTCAATTTCGTGGATTATCACAAATATAATTCCAACAAAAGAAGCTATTACGGAATCAGAAATATCAGCGACCGCTTATGCTATGAAAACGGTCTGTCGGTCATCACTCCGGAAAAAGGACAAAAAGGAAAAAGCTATATTGAGTATCAGGCGGAAAAGAAAGGTACAAGTTGGAAAGGCAAAATGAAAGAAGCGGTTGATCTTCTGATTCCTCAGATAAAGGATTTTGAAGAACTTTTAGAGAAGCTTCAAGCTTCCGGCTATGAAATCAAACGCGGAAAATATATTTCCTGCAGGGCACCCGGACAGGAGCGATTTACAAGACTGAAAACCCTCGGAGCAGATTATACGGAAGAAGCAATCAGAAAACGGATTGCAGGAATAAAGAGCCGCACCGGAAAGAAATTGACAAAAGAGAACGGAATATCCCTACTGATTGATATTGAAAACAATATCAAGGCACAGCAGTCGGCAGGCTATGAGCATTGGGCGAAAATATATAATCTGAAACAGGCTGCAAAGACAATGAATTTCCTTACGGAAAATAACATCTTGCAGTATGAAGATCTGATAAAGAAAATAGATGAAATTATCCTTGACAGTGAACAGACAGCATGCAGCTTAAAGCAGAACGAAAAGAAACTTTCCGATATGGCTGTTCTTATAAAAAATATCTCAACCTATCAAAAGACAAAGGATATTTACAGAGGATATATCAAGGCAAAGGATAAGGAAGCATACAGGCGTAAATACGAAAGCAACCTGATCCTTTATGAAGCTGCGACAAAGGCGTTAAAGGATGCAGGCATTAAAAAGCTTTCGAATCCTACCACTTTGCAGAAAGAATATTCCGTCCTGCAAAAGCATAAGGAAGTTCTCTATTCCGATTATGGAAAGTTCAAAAGTAAAGTCAAAGAATATCAGAGGATCAAGCAAAATGTTGATACGATTTTACAAAGAGAAAATACAGGCAAGGAGCATACAAAGACCCTTGAATGA
- a CDS encoding plasmid mobilization relaxosome protein MobC, which translates to MNNRKRNVQIKFRVTEEERNLIEEKMKQVPTRNMEAYLRKMAIDGYIIQVDHSDIKKMTAELQKIGVNINQIAKRANTTGNVYQEDIEEIKGALKEIWRLQRLNLLKSH; encoded by the coding sequence ATGAATAACAGAAAAAGAAATGTGCAGATAAAATTTCGTGTTACGGAAGAAGAACGAAACTTGATTGAAGAAAAAATGAAACAGGTGCCTACAAGAAATATGGAAGCGTACCTTCGGAAAATGGCGATAGACGGATATATCATTCAGGTAGATCACAGCGATATAAAGAAAATGACGGCAGAGCTTCAAAAAATCGGGGTCAACATCAATCAGATTGCAAAAAGAGCGAACACGACGGGAAATGTGTATCAGGAAGATATAGAAGAAATCAAAGGAGCCTTAAAAGAGATATGGCGGTTACAAAGATTAAACCTATTAAAATCACATTAA
- a CDS encoding AraC family transcriptional regulator, with the protein MSRQLEKMYKDIFTGRGVIPCEPVPGFNPNGKFYKMNPELGKGYCWVYQCNPYVTITIMDQIHYEDTYCAFEQPEYICVGYFYSVSGEILTPYRRLTSGAIQAYVGEKSEYRMILHKKIPIDSISITFMPEYYKKYLNEQYPDIYENPSEAFRQIDGCSNFPELVMVFNQLKNYMGDGISAKLFYESKVNEALSVILEKAKKQNKERGKQRFSMPNDDLDAIISVSNYINDHYAADIRIDFLAQIACMSQAKLKYIFKDVYRMSIQQYIVTRRITHAEHLLRDTVLPVSQIAEMVGYKHISSLSDMFRQHTGMKPTEYREKMQMIINK; encoded by the coding sequence ATGAGCAGACAATTAGAAAAAATGTATAAGGATATTTTTACAGGCAGGGGTGTTATTCCATGTGAACCTGTACCGGGATTTAATCCGAATGGTAAATTTTATAAAATGAATCCTGAGCTTGGCAAGGGATATTGTTGGGTTTATCAATGTAATCCGTATGTGACTATCACCATTATGGATCAGATTCACTATGAAGATACCTATTGTGCTTTTGAACAACCGGAATATATTTGTGTTGGTTATTTCTACTCCGTTTCCGGCGAAATATTGACACCTTATCGTCGTTTGACATCCGGAGCAATTCAAGCGTATGTAGGGGAAAAGAGTGAATATCGTATGATACTTCACAAAAAAATTCCTATCGATAGTATAAGCATTACCTTTATGCCTGAATATTATAAGAAATATTTAAATGAACAATACCCTGACATTTATGAAAATCCTTCAGAAGCATTTAGACAGATAGACGGCTGTTCCAATTTTCCCGAATTGGTCATGGTTTTCAATCAGCTCAAAAATTATATGGGAGACGGCATATCGGCAAAGCTGTTTTATGAAAGTAAGGTAAATGAAGCCCTCTCCGTAATTCTTGAAAAAGCAAAAAAACAAAATAAAGAACGTGGCAAACAACGTTTTTCAATGCCTAATGATGACTTGGATGCCATAATATCCGTATCCAATTATATTAACGACCATTATGCCGCGGATATCAGGATCGATTTTCTTGCACAAATTGCATGCATGAGCCAAGCTAAGCTGAAATATATATTCAAGGATGTATATCGGATGAGCATTCAGCAATATATTGTTACACGTCGTATTACACATGCTGAACATCTCCTTAGAGATACAGTACTTCCGGTATCTCAAATTGCCGAAATGGTCGGTTATAAACATATAAGCAGTCTGTCTGATATGTTTAGACAGCATACAGGAATGAAGCCTACCGAATACAGGGAAAAAATGCAGATGATAATAAATAAGTGA
- a CDS encoding nitroreductase has protein sequence MEIEKYLSAIKKRCSRRKYIDKPIDSKYVKELEDSIALYNRESGLNMKLIIGNGGKLFDGFRKSYGLFVGVQNYIAMIGSKTLLNRMEKVGRFGEKLILEATAMGLSTCWVGTSYDKNAAKELCEGNEVLDCVIAIGYSDEKHSLKERMMEYGMHRQNKSKKALIEAEEPVPEWFKQGMDSVYLAPTARNLRPFVFKYKDGQVTASITIPTETAIIDLGIAKLHFELGARVGSWDYGNGGHYYFDDKRKDSDI, from the coding sequence ATGGAAATTGAAAAGTATCTTTCTGCCATAAAAAAAAGATGCTCCCGCAGGAAGTATATAGATAAACCAATTGATTCAAAATATGTAAAAGAACTCGAAGATAGCATCGCTTTGTACAATAGAGAATCCGGACTTAATATGAAATTGATAATTGGGAATGGAGGGAAGCTTTTTGACGGATTTCGCAAAAGCTATGGTCTGTTTGTAGGTGTTCAGAACTACATTGCCATGATTGGAAGCAAAACACTTCTAAATCGTATGGAAAAAGTAGGTCGTTTTGGCGAAAAGTTAATTCTTGAAGCAACTGCAATGGGTCTATCCACATGCTGGGTTGGGACAAGTTATGATAAAAATGCAGCGAAGGAATTATGCGAAGGAAATGAAGTGCTGGATTGCGTTATAGCTATCGGATATTCAGATGAAAAGCATTCACTTAAAGAACGAATGATGGAATATGGTATGCACAGACAAAATAAATCTAAGAAAGCTTTAATAGAAGCGGAAGAGCCTGTGCCGGAGTGGTTTAAGCAAGGTATGGATTCTGTTTATCTTGCACCTACCGCAAGAAATTTACGCCCATTTGTATTCAAATATAAGGATGGACAGGTAACTGCTTCCATTACAATTCCAACAGAAACTGCGATAATTGATCTTGGGATTGCCAAATTACATTTTGAATTGGGAGCAAGGGTTGGAAGTTGGGATTATGGAAATGGTGGCCATTATTATTTTGATGATAAACGGAAGGACAGTGATATATAA
- a CDS encoding 4Fe-4S ferredoxin encodes MKAVFIVFSPSGHTLIAARKFMSLLEDNGISCHMINITKNDKYLQDFTITKTLVDDLGEHHLLIPCAPVYAGHCEQNMLRTIRALPRKKEKQIPAIPLVTYGGVHSSVALEEMGKALNDKGYIPIMGIKIAAEHTLTSTFKKRINPNLPGTVEDQILAEAAEIAEKVVNDKIAMVNVEKKLAYAPFMKRIMFRIFSQEKIHGKYKKVAINTEKCIGCKRCVSACPVNMFAYIDNTIQMVRDPKHCILCAECYHQCPAKAVVHPYIEVARKRLSNGFAKLENPQSEIYR; translated from the coding sequence ATGAAAGCTGTTTTTATTGTATTCAGTCCATCAGGACATACTCTCATTGCTGCACGAAAATTCATGAGTCTTCTTGAAGATAACGGAATTTCCTGTCATATGATTAACATCACAAAAAACGATAAGTATCTTCAGGATTTCACAATTACAAAAACACTGGTTGATGATCTTGGAGAACATCATTTATTGATTCCCTGTGCCCCGGTATATGCTGGACATTGTGAGCAAAATATGCTCAGGACAATACGCGCACTTCCTCGGAAAAAGGAAAAACAGATTCCTGCGATTCCGCTTGTAACATATGGAGGAGTACACAGCAGTGTTGCACTGGAAGAAATGGGTAAAGCGCTTAATGACAAAGGATATATTCCGATTATGGGCATTAAGATTGCTGCGGAGCATACTTTGACATCAACTTTCAAAAAACGGATCAATCCAAATCTGCCGGGAACAGTTGAGGATCAAATCCTTGCAGAAGCGGCAGAAATAGCAGAAAAGGTTGTAAACGACAAGATAGCTATGGTCAATGTAGAAAAGAAACTTGCGTATGCACCATTTATGAAACGCATTATGTTCCGCATTTTCAGCCAGGAAAAAATTCATGGAAAATATAAGAAAGTCGCAATCAATACTGAAAAATGCATTGGTTGTAAACGATGTGTTTCAGCATGTCCTGTCAATATGTTTGCATATATTGATAACACAATACAAATGGTTCGTGATCCTAAACATTGTATTTTATGTGCCGAGTGTTATCATCAATGTCCTGCAAAGGCCGTTGTACATCCATATATTGAAGTTGCAAGAAAGAGACTTTCGAACGGTTTTGCAAAGCTTGAAAACCCACAATCTGAAATTTATCGATAA
- a CDS encoding methyltransferase: MINKINIYEQLTTLPYLPAYQQLIHGAIELDVFSNLENPITTKELSKKMSWDESNTFNLLKGLYSLGYLKRNGDTFCNMPETSKYLVKGKPAYMGSVLTFFCNNQGMSLGNVAQQVKEGPKPQERTQHSMDFAAYGDAMRDAQSGIRQYELLEILRSLPEYKSIHKILDLGCGAGCLGVAVIQDASNRTGVLFDRPDMKSLIEETIRRCNMQDSVSIKTGDFINDDIGSGYDLIICSSIMLFVIAGGANFFAKLKKALNPGGVVVCLNEGIEPDYSGPWDMILGYMAFNLQGMPIGVIKGQIADAAKSGGFHSVENHTVLLSTGTHDINILRK; encoded by the coding sequence ATGATTAACAAAATAAATATTTATGAACAGCTTACAACACTGCCGTATCTCCCCGCTTATCAGCAACTGATACATGGTGCCATTGAATTAGATGTATTTTCAAATTTAGAAAATCCTATCACCACAAAAGAGCTATCTAAAAAAATGAGCTGGGATGAATCCAATACCTTCAATCTTTTGAAAGGTTTATATAGTCTTGGTTATCTTAAGCGAAATGGAGATACATTTTGTAATATGCCAGAAACATCAAAATATCTTGTTAAGGGGAAGCCTGCATATATGGGAAGCGTGCTGACATTTTTCTGTAATAATCAAGGAATGAGCCTTGGAAATGTGGCACAGCAAGTGAAGGAAGGTCCTAAACCGCAGGAACGGACACAGCATTCTATGGATTTTGCAGCTTATGGCGATGCGATGCGTGATGCTCAATCAGGGATACGTCAATATGAACTGTTAGAAATTCTCCGCTCTCTTCCCGAGTATAAATCTATTCATAAAATATTGGATCTGGGCTGCGGTGCAGGTTGTCTTGGTGTTGCAGTTATACAGGACGCGAGCAATCGTACGGGAGTTCTTTTTGATAGACCGGATATGAAATCACTTATTGAAGAAACCATAAGACGTTGCAATATGCAAGATAGCGTTTCCATTAAAACTGGAGACTTTATAAACGATGATATTGGTAGCGGATATGATTTAATCATCTGCTCATCCATTATGTTGTTCGTCATTGCAGGCGGTGCAAATTTCTTTGCAAAATTGAAAAAAGCATTAAATCCCGGTGGAGTAGTTGTGTGCTTAAATGAAGGAATTGAACCAGATTATTCCGGACCGTGGGATATGATTTTAGGTTATATGGCATTTAATTTACAGGGGATGCCGATAGGTGTAATAAAAGGTCAAATTGCTGATGCAGCAAAATCTGGAGGGTTTCATTCTGTAGAAAATCACACTGTACTTCTTAGCACGGGTACGCACGATATTAATATTCTTAGGAAATAA
- a CDS encoding RNA polymerase subunit sigma, with amino-acid sequence MNEPERTEWQIRCAFNGFCKRTLKNESINAHKEIRKRQAHEINFSDLTSKEENQLYTCEDFFAEDKEEQTFFAGGKELSAKLIADAIHSLPEEKRRAVLLYYFFDMSDAEIAALYQIPRSTVQYRRTSSFELLKRYLEEHAYDYPDW; translated from the coding sequence ATGAATGAACCTGAAAGAACCGAATGGCAGATACGCTGCGCATTTAACGGCTTCTGCAAGCGGACATTGAAGAACGAAAGTATCAATGCCCATAAGGAGATTAGGAAGCGGCAGGCACACGAAATTAACTTTTCTGATCTGACATCGAAAGAGGAAAACCAGCTTTATACCTGTGAAGATTTCTTTGCAGAGGATAAAGAAGAACAGACCTTTTTCGCAGGCGGAAAAGAATTGAGTGCAAAGCTTATCGCTGACGCAATCCACAGCTTGCCGGAAGAAAAACGCAGAGCTGTCCTGCTCTACTACTTCTTTGATATGAGCGATGCGGAAATCGCGGCACTCTATCAGATTCCGAGAAGTACAGTGCAGTATCGAAGAACCAGCTCATTTGAGCTGTTAAAACGCTATTTGGAGGAACACGCTTATGACTACCCAGACTGGTAA
- a CDS encoding helix-turn-helix domain-containing protein: MTTQTGKTTDDERGLLPYPVIIAATKGEPQAMNIVCKHYAGYIAHLSMRKLRDERGNTYYGIDEDIRDRLRSKLMQAVLIFKI; the protein is encoded by the coding sequence ATGACTACCCAGACTGGTAAAACAACCGATGATGAACGCGGCTTGTTGCCTTATCCGGTAATCATAGCCGCAACCAAAGGAGAGCCGCAGGCAATGAATATTGTTTGCAAGCATTACGCAGGATATATCGCACACCTTTCTATGAGAAAGCTCCGTGATGAACGCGGAAATACCTATTACGGCATAGATGAGGATATACGAGATCGCCTTCGTTCAAAGCTCATGCAGGCTGTCCTGATTTTCAAGATTTAA
- a CDS encoding excisionase yields the protein MNQPDVPIWEKYTLTIEEAAKYFRIGENKLRKLAEENPTANWVILNGNRIQIKRRQFEKMIDTVDTI from the coding sequence ATGAATCAACCGGATGTCCCTATCTGGGAGAAATATACCCTTACCATAGAAGAAGCGGCAAAGTATTTTCGCATCGGAGAAAATAAGCTGCGAAAACTGGCAGAAGAAAATCCTACTGCAAATTGGGTTATATTAAATGGCAACCGTATTCAGATCAAGCGCAGACAGTTTGAAAAAATGATCGATACGGTTGACACAATCTAA
- a CDS encoding site-specific integrase, translated as MSGKRRDSKNRILRSGESQRKDGRYAYKYTDTFGKPQFVYAWKLVPTDKTPKGKREDKSLREKIKEIQKDLDDGIDPVGKKMTVCQLYEKHIRNHANVRHGTKQGRKQLMRIIKEDTIGACSIENVKMSDAKEWALRMKEKGYSFITISNHKRSLKAAFYTAIQDDCIRKNPFDFPINTVIEDDTEPKIPLSPMQEESLISFVKSDKVYYKYYDELIILLGTGLRISEFCGLTDSDIDFENRTINVDHQLQYSGKKSYRIETPKTENGIRKIPMSDRVLEALQRVVQNRRKSDFTVDGYTGFLFLTRNGTPQNYINYDIMFRKLVEKYNKKHEEVLPVVTTPHTLRHTFCTNMANAGMNPKALQYLMGHANITMTLNYYAHATFDSAQAEFFRLAA; from the coding sequence ATGTCAGGAAAAAGACGGGACAGCAAAAACCGAATTTTGCGGTCAGGTGAGAGCCAGAGAAAAGACGGGAGATATGCTTACAAATATACAGATACTTTTGGGAAGCCGCAGTTTGTATACGCATGGAAATTAGTTCCTACGGATAAGACACCGAAAGGAAAACGCGAGGATAAATCCCTGCGTGAAAAAATCAAGGAAATACAAAAAGACCTTGATGACGGTATTGACCCTGTAGGAAAGAAAATGACCGTGTGCCAGCTTTACGAAAAGCACATACGAAATCATGCAAATGTAAGGCATGGTACAAAGCAAGGGCGAAAGCAGCTCATGAGAATAATTAAGGAAGATACAATCGGAGCATGTAGCATTGAGAATGTGAAAATGTCCGATGCAAAGGAATGGGCTTTACGCATGAAAGAAAAAGGCTATTCTTTTATCACGATTAGCAACCATAAGCGTTCTCTAAAGGCAGCTTTTTACACCGCTATTCAGGATGACTGTATCAGGAAAAATCCTTTTGACTTTCCTATCAATACAGTTATTGAGGATGACACCGAGCCGAAAATCCCTCTTTCGCCCATGCAGGAAGAAAGCCTGATTTCCTTTGTAAAAAGCGATAAGGTCTATTACAAGTATTATGATGAGCTTATCATTCTGCTTGGAACAGGACTTCGTATTTCCGAGTTTTGCGGACTAACGGACAGTGATATTGATTTTGAGAATCGGACAATCAATGTGGATCATCAGCTTCAATACTCCGGTAAAAAGTCCTACCGCATAGAAACTCCGAAAACGGAAAACGGCATTCGTAAAATTCCAATGAGCGACCGCGTACTGGAAGCTTTGCAGAGAGTGGTACAGAACCGAAGAAAAAGCGATTTTACTGTTGACGGTTATACAGGCTTTCTCTTTCTTACAAGAAACGGAACACCTCAAAACTACATTAACTATGATATTATGTTTCGCAAACTTGTAGAAAAGTACAACAAGAAACACGAGGAAGTTTTGCCGGTAGTAACAACACCTCATACTCTGCGGCACACATTCTGTACCAATATGGCAAATGCGGGAATGAATCCGAAAGCCTTACAGTATCTTATGGGACACGCCAACATAACTATGACCTTGAACTATTACGCACACGCCACATTTGACAGCGCACAGGCGGAATTTTTCAGACTGGCGGCTTAA
- a CDS encoding glyoxalase, producing MKIEHIALYVNDLEETRKFFIKYLGAASNDGYHNPRTNFRSYFLSFEEGARLEIMNKPELSDLPKDLARTGYIHIAFSVGSKEKVDSLTAALKADGYEVVSGPRTTGDGYYESCIVAVENNQIEITV from the coding sequence ATGAAAATCGAACATATCGCATTGTATGTAAACGATCTCGAAGAAACCAGAAAATTCTTTATAAAATATTTGGGTGCAGCATCAAATGACGGATACCATAACCCCAGAACGAACTTCCGCTCGTATTTTCTTTCGTTTGAGGAGGGGGCACGACTTGAGATTATGAATAAGCCGGAACTGTCAGACTTGCCCAAAGACCTTGCCCGTACCGGGTATATCCATATTGCGTTCAGTGTAGGAAGTAAGGAGAAAGTAGACAGTTTGACCGCAGCGCTGAAAGCCGATGGATATGAAGTTGTCAGCGGCCCCCGAACCACAGGAGATGGCTATTATGAAAGCTGCATTGTGGCAGTCGAGAATAATCAAATTGAGATTACAGTCTAA